In Ctenopharyngodon idella isolate HZGC_01 chromosome 20, HZGC01, whole genome shotgun sequence, the following proteins share a genomic window:
- the LOC127502043 gene encoding adhesion G protein-coupled receptor F5-like codes for MAGQDKGQILKYFAGIMAFLLTHEHVVETLDFPNTSTDLQINSSVIEAQVHYLYTEQLEYIVVVELNASHAMVIEQIRAALAFNMFPLQLDNSTEITAGNITTVCQPNVTEYQCVCEDGYAWTYNNCRTYEACDAISLGSCGCISGVPSDGEMCVLESELPFTDFLSEVEMESSSISVIDEMMRFLQNFTFPLQLDELVEVLDVDITTVCSFNDSGYKCVCEDQHLWSCEKCTEYGSCDNITNNTCSCINDIPSDRQFCQPVNQITNNTACAQPPTVLIEYLTEIQIDADNTSVIDQQMSYWMSFDFPYIISDSTNITEINITTVCSLNETQYQCKCESLFVWPNDTCHSYEVCDDIIDGACTCINALPANGQFCQLKEVTPPSILSTPSSTPSPSSTLASPSTPSSPSTPSPTSTLSPPSPLTPSPTSTPSPTSTPSTTTPIPSPTSTPPPPSSTSPTSTPLSTPSSSGPPSPTSTASPTPSPTSTPLSTLSSSGPPSTPLPTSTASPTASTPTPTASTPTASTPSPTSTPLSTPSSSEPPSTPSPTSTPLSTLSSSGPPSTPLPTSTASPTASTPTASTPTASPTSTPLSTPSSSGPPSTSTASPTPSTPSTPSTPTASTPTTTPTSTPAPTSTPAPSTASPTSTPLSTPSSSGPPSTPSPTSTPQAPSTVIPMSMTLNQIFETSLSDPNDKTYKDLAGQIMTAIDKSYSSKITDYITGSAKVSGFRSGSVIADYTISATSSNLDFTAANTAVTESLKMQKIYLAEDAFARSEQKVTKELYPMQKLDLDCIQPDFAKGQIKWMVFNNDRAPGNARYTLSNNNRTLTVENTRESDTGRYLCLIQSSTVPYVQWQNIIIKQRPTINVGEMYLDFPCDGSTVQLRCSVDTGYNLEWVLNGAVKASGSDTVTFSHRIQNENCENVTFTCRLSGLTELQDYSYSRSSVTVRIMEKSNKCQNEELGLGEANDEKKGICGSGFKGTITYRCDSKSLGWTLVRNNCVLDIIDKIKSIAETLVKDNIPEFMANLSSITAQNNVTITQSAATVQTIVDILFKISDLSQSVAISEPVMKDFLNTVDIIISGDVSSQWTTLNNDNNTSVKLLQAIEDISDQLTNYFAISGNSIQLNRTTTNNSFSITSTLPNSTTKIVIPQVPNVTNITIIIFTTLDNVLPTRNTSSKNNNSDVHINGDVVVVKVEPTLHNISFAFDITDQSLGNPQCVFWNFSLDAWDSTGCEVKPLANQPDKITCECNHTTSFSILMSTDVPNGHKALAYITYIGVAISMASLILCLIIETIVWKSVRRNDTSYMRHVSIVNIAVSLLIANICFFIGAAISDQGQPTSVVRCSPAVFFMHFFYLALFFWMLISALLLFYRTVMVLSQMSRFRMMVIAFIVGYGAPLLIAAITVASTAGPQNYVSKKACWLNWDESRALLAFVIPALTIVAINLVVLIVVLYKMLRRGVGATTQPDEKHALVVIGRCVAILTPIFGLTWGFGIGTMVSRDLGVHVVFALLNSLQGFFILVFGTLLDSKVRETLQGKLSLQKLSSGRTNNTSAGSSSIPGLNFLPWMRRRNVYNVSEANISPAVTTSDSSTGSYTIINN; via the exons ATAAAGGACAAATACTAAAGTACTTCGCAGGAATCATGGCTTTCCTGCTGACCCATGAACATGTTGTGGAAACACTTGATTTCCCAAATACAAGTACAGATTTACAG ATTAATTCCAGTGTCATAGAAGCGCAAGTCCATTATCTATACACAG AGCAATTGGAATACATTGTGGTTGTGGAACTGAATGCATCCCACGCTATGGTGATTGAACAGATCAGAGCAGCGTTGGCCTTTAACATGTTTCCTCTTCAATTGGACAACAGTACTGAAATTACTGCTGGGAACATTACAACAG TGTGCCAGCCAAATGTGACCGAATACCAGTGCGTATGTGAAGATGGTTATGCATGGACATACAACAACTGCAGGACATATGAGGCCTGTGATGCCATCAGTTTGGGCTCATGTGGATGTATCAGTGGCGTTCCGAGTGATGGAGAGATGTGTGTGCTGGAGAGCG AACTACCCTTCACAGACTTCTTGTCTGAAGTTGAAATGGAATCATCAAGCATCTCTGTGATCGATGAGATGATGAGATTTCTGCAGAACTTCACCTTTCCACTTCAATTAGATGAGCTGGTTGAAGTATTAGATGTGGACATCACGACAG TATGCAGTTTCAATGACAGTGGATACAAGTGCGTATGTGAGGATCAGCATTTGTGGTCGTGTGAAAAGTGCACAGAATATGGGAGCTGTGACAACATCACTAACAACACATGCAGCTGCATCAATGATATTCCAAGTGATAGACAGTTCTGTCAACCAGTCAACCAGATAACAA ATAACACAGCATGTGCGCAACCACCAACAG TTCTGATTGAATATCTAACTGAAATTCAGATAGATGCTGATAATACTTCCGTCATTGATCAGCAGATGAGCTATTGGATGTCTTTTGATTTTCCCTACATAATCAGTGACAGCACTAACATCACAGAAATCAACATAACTACTG TGTGTTCTCTGAATGAAACGCAGTATCAGTGTAAATGTGAGAGTCTGTTTGTTTGGCCGAATGACACGTGTCACTCATACGAGGTCTGTGATGACATCATTGATGGTGCATGTACATGTATCAATGCCCTTCCAGCCAATGGACAGTTCTGCCAGTTAAAAGAAG TAACACCACCATCAATACTATCAACACCATCATCAACACCGTCACCATCATCGACATTAGCATCACCATCAACACCGTCATCACCATCAACACCATCACCAACATCAACACTTTCACCGCCATCACCATTAACACCATCACCAACATCAACACCATCACCAACATCAACACCATCAACAACAACACCAATACCATCACCAACATcaacaccaccaccaccatcatcaaCATCACCAACATCAACACCACTGTCAACACCATCATCATCGGGACCACCATCACCAACATCAACAGCATCACCAACACCATCACCAACATCAACACCACTGTCAACACTATCATCATCAGGACCACCATCAACACCATTACCAACATCAACAGCATCACCAACAGCATCAACACCAACACCAACAGCATCAACACCAACAGCATCAACACCATCACCAACATCAACACCACTGTCAACACCATCATCATCAGAACCACCATCAACACCATCACCAACATCAACACCACTGTCAACACTATCATCATCAGGACCACCATCAACACCATTACCAACATCAACAGCATCACCAACAGCATCAACACCAACAGCATCAACACCAACAGCATCACCAACATCAACACCACTGTCAACACCATCATCATCAGGACCACCATCAACATCAACAGCATCACCAACACCATCAACACCATCAACACCATCAACACCAACAGCATCAACACCAACAACAACACCAACATCAACACCAGCACCAACATCAACACCAGCACCATCAACAGCATCACCAACATCAACACCACTGTCAACACCATCATCATCAGGACCACCATCAACACCATCACCAACATCAACGCCACAAGCACCATCGACAG TTATTCCAATGTCGATGACATTAAATCAGATTTTTGAAACCAGTCTTTCTGATCCTAATGACAAGACTTACAAAGATTTAGCTGGACAAATTATGACAGCA ATTGACAAAAGTTATTCTAGTAAGATAACTGACTACATTACTGGTTCTGCAAAAGTCTCTGGCTTCAG GTCTGGTAGTGTTATAGCAGActacacaataagtgcaacaTCCAGCAACCTTGATTTTACAGCAGCAAACACAGCAGTCACTGAGTCTCTAAagatgcaaaaaatatatttagctgAAGATGCTTTTGCTCGAAGTG AACAAAAGGTCACAAAAGAATTATATCCTATGCAAAAGCTGGACCTGGACTGTATACAGCCAGACTTTGCAAAGggacaaataaaatggatggtGTTTAACAATGATCGTGCACCAGGCAACGCAAGATACACCCTTTCAAACAACAATAGAACTCTCACTGTGGAAAACACTCGTGAAAGTGACACTG GTCGATACTTATGCCTCATACAAAGCAGTACAGTACCATACGTACAGTggcaaaacattattattaaacaacGCCCCACTATAAATGTAGGTGAAATGTACCTTGATTTTCCATGTGATGGCAGCACTGTCCAACTGAGATGTTCTGTTGACACTGGCTACAATCTTGAGTGGGTCCTGAATGGTGCAGTAAAAGCTTCAG GATCTGACACTGTCACATTCAGTCATagaattcaaaatgaaaattgtgagAACGTAACATTTACTTGTCGTCTCAGCGGTCTGACAGAACTACAGGATTACAGTTATAGCAGGAGCAGTGTAACAGTTAGGATAATGGAAAAAT CtaacaaatgtcaaaatgaagaACTTGGACTTGGAGAAGCAAATGATGAAAAGAAAGGAATCTGTGGAAGTGGCTTTAAAGGCACCATAACTTACAGATGTGACAGTAAATCACTTGGTTGGACACTAGTACGCAACAACTGTGTACTTGATATTATCGACAAAATTAAAAGCATAGCTGAG ACCTTGGTTAAGGACAACATTCCAGAGTTTATGGCTAACCTCAGCAGTATCACAGCACAGAATAATGTTACTATAACACAGTCTGCTGCTACTGTCCAAACCATTGTGGACATActctttaaaatttctgatTTGTCACAATCAGTTGCCATCAGTGAGCCAGTGATGAAG GATTTCCTAAATACAGTGGACATTATTATATCGGGTGATGTCAGTTCTCAATGGACCACACTGAACAATGACAACAACACCAGCGTTAAACTTCTGCAAGCTATTGAGGACATAAGTGACCAGCTCACAAATTATTTTGCGATCAGTGGAAATTCCATTCAGCTGAACAGAACTACAACTAATAACTCATTCAGTATAACATCAACACTGCCAAACTCAACTACGAAGATTGTAATACCACAGGTTCCTAATGTGACTAACATAACCATCATAATCTTCACAACTCTTGACAATGTCCTACCTACTCGTAATACTagtagtaaaaataataattcagatGTGCACATCAATGGAGATGTAGTTGTTGTTAAGGTTGAACCAACACTTCACAACATTTCTTTTGCGTTTGACATTACTGATCAGTCTTTGGGAAATCCTCAGTGTGTCTTTTGGAACTTCAGTCTTGATGCATGGGATTCCACTGGATGTGAAGTAAAGCCCTTAGCGAACCAACCTGACAAGATTACATGTGAATGCAACCACACAACCTCTTTTTCAATCCTAATGTCAACTGATGTTCCCAATGGTCACAAAGCCTTAGCCTATATAACTTACATTGGTGTAGCTATTTCAATGGCCAGCTTGATTTTGTGCCTCATTATTGAGACTATTGTATGGAAGTCGGTAAGAAGAAATGACACATCCTACATGCGACATGTTTCCATAGTCAACATTGCCGTGTCCCTGCTGATCGCAAACATCTGTTTTTTCATTGGAGCCGCAATCTCAGATCAAGGGCAGCCAACCTCAGTGGTTCGCTGCAGTCCAGCGGTTTTCTTCATGCACTTTTTTTACCTGGCTCTTTTCTTCTGGATGCTAATTTCAGCGCTGTTGCTCTTTTACCGTACAGTCATGGTCTTGTCCCAAATGTCAAGGTTCAGAATGATGGTCATTGCCTTCATAGTCGGTTATGGTGCACCTTTGCTCATAGCAGCCATTACTGTTGCGTCAACAGCTGGACCTCAAAATTATGTTTCCAAAAAAGCTTGCTGGCTGAACTGGGATGAATCTAGGGCCCTGCTGGCATTTGTGATTCCAGCTCTCACTATTGTAGCCATAAACCTTGTGGTTTTGATTGTGGTTCTGTATAAGATGTTGAGGAGAGGAGTTGGTGCCACAACTCAACCAGATGAGAAACATGCCCTGGTGGTCATTGGCCGATGTGTGGCTATATTGACTCCCATCTTTGGTCTAACATGGGGATTTGGAATTGGAACCATGGTGTCACGTGATCTTGGTGTTCATGTGGTGTTTGCACTCCTCAATTCACTGCAG GGATTCTTTATTTTGGTGTTTGGAACGCTTCTAGACAGCAAG GTTCGTGAGACACTACAAGGAAAGCTGTCACTACAGAAACTCAGTTCAGGCCGTACTAAT AACACCAGCGCAGGATCATCATCTATACCTGGACTCAATTTCCTGCCATGGATGCGGCGGAGGA ATGTGTACAACGTGTCTGAAGCCAACATTTCCCCAGCAGTTACAACTTCAGACAGCTCCACCGGCTCATATACCATTATAAACAATTAA